Proteins co-encoded in one Actinomadura luteofluorescens genomic window:
- the gcvT gene encoding glycine cleavage system aminomethyltransferase GcvT, translating to MSADPTVKKTPLHDVHEDLGANLVDFAGYLMPLRYASETAEHQAVRTGAGLFDLSHMGEIFLSGPGAGAALDFALVGNLSPMPVGKARYTMICGHDGGVLDDLIVYRLADETWMVVANAANAAVVREALVERAAGFEAAVDDRSDSYALIALQGPRSQGILEGFTDAPLGDLKYYAILAGRVAGVDALVARTGYTGEDGFELFVDAADAVGLWRALAAVEGVVPAGLSARDTLRLEAGMPLYGNELTAETTPFEAGLGRVVKLDKPGDFVGKSALAAQAQTPPGRRLVGLVARGRRAPRKGYQVVTSGGAPCGIVTSGAPSPTLGTPIAMAYLDSGVEEAGLAVDVRGRQEPVDVVALPFYKRP from the coding sequence ATGTCCGCCGATCCGACCGTGAAGAAGACGCCGCTGCACGACGTCCATGAGGACCTCGGCGCGAATCTCGTCGATTTCGCGGGCTATCTGATGCCGCTGCGCTACGCGAGCGAGACCGCCGAGCACCAGGCCGTCCGCACGGGTGCGGGGCTGTTCGACCTGTCGCACATGGGGGAGATCTTCCTCTCGGGGCCGGGCGCGGGGGCCGCGCTGGACTTCGCGCTGGTCGGGAATCTGTCGCCGATGCCGGTGGGCAAGGCCCGCTACACGATGATCTGCGGGCACGACGGCGGCGTCCTGGACGACCTGATCGTCTACCGGCTCGCCGACGAGACGTGGATGGTGGTGGCGAACGCCGCGAACGCCGCCGTGGTCCGGGAGGCGCTGGTCGAGCGCGCCGCGGGGTTCGAGGCCGCGGTGGACGACCGGTCCGACTCGTACGCGCTGATCGCGCTGCAGGGGCCGCGTTCCCAGGGGATCCTCGAGGGGTTCACGGACGCGCCGCTGGGGGACCTGAAGTACTACGCGATCCTGGCGGGGCGGGTCGCGGGCGTGGACGCGCTGGTGGCGCGCACCGGGTACACGGGCGAGGACGGGTTCGAGCTGTTCGTGGACGCGGCCGACGCGGTCGGGTTGTGGCGGGCGCTCGCGGCGGTGGAGGGGGTCGTCCCGGCGGGGTTGTCGGCTCGTGACACGTTGCGCCTGGAGGCGGGGATGCCGCTGTACGGGAACGAGTTGACGGCGGAGACGACGCCGTTCGAGGCGGGCCTCGGCCGGGTCGTGAAGCTGGACAAGCCAGGCGATTTCGTGGGGAAGTCGGCTCTGGCGGCGCAGGCGCAGACCCCGCCGGGCCGTAGGCTCGTGGGACTGGTCGCGCGGGGGCGTCGCGCGCCCCGCAAGGGGTACCAGGTGGTCACGTCCGGCGGCGCGCCGTGCGGAATCGTGACGAGCGGCGCCCCGTCGCCCACACTGGGCACGCCGATCGCCATGGCGTACCTCGACAGCGGCGTCGAGGAGGCGGGCCTCGCCGTGGACGTCCGCGGCCGGCAGGAGCCGGTGGACGTGGTGGCCCTGCCGTTCTACAAGCGTCCCTGA
- a CDS encoding M50 family metallopeptidase encodes MVYYLAGALILFFGLLVSIALHELGHFTFAKLFKVRTTQFMVGFGPTMWSKTKGETEYGVKWIPLGGYIRMIGMLPPRKGDAPGQVRRISTGPWQGLIESARGASLEEVGPGDGDRVFYAKKWWQKMLIMFGGPAMNLLLSVMFFAILLMGIGVNQPQPVIKEVAECMVPASAKVTECPANAAPTPARQVGLQAGDRIVAFDGKKIDEYPQLQRLIREDGGKTVPMTVRRDGRDVRLNVPITRNQMYDLKDEDKVVNVGFLGITPSSGIERQGPGAVASTMGDLTARTVGALVRMPQKMVGVWNAAFGGHERDPNGPIGVVGVSRIGGEVAASHDFTGTQKVSFFVMLLGSLNLAVGLFNLIPLLPLDGGHIAGALLEAIKKAFARILRRPDPGYVDVAKALPVTYVMAVVLIVMGGLLIYADLFNPIRVTG; translated from the coding sequence ATGGTCTACTACCTGGCTGGAGCGTTGATCCTCTTCTTCGGCCTGCTGGTCTCCATCGCGCTGCACGAGCTCGGGCACTTCACCTTCGCGAAACTGTTCAAGGTGCGGACCACGCAGTTCATGGTCGGGTTCGGGCCCACCATGTGGTCGAAGACCAAGGGCGAGACCGAGTACGGCGTCAAATGGATCCCGCTCGGCGGCTACATCCGCATGATCGGCATGCTGCCGCCGCGCAAGGGCGACGCGCCGGGGCAGGTGCGGCGGATCAGCACCGGGCCGTGGCAGGGACTCATCGAGTCCGCGCGGGGCGCCTCGCTGGAGGAGGTCGGGCCCGGCGACGGCGACCGCGTGTTCTACGCCAAGAAGTGGTGGCAGAAGATGCTCATCATGTTCGGCGGGCCCGCGATGAACCTGCTCCTGTCGGTGATGTTCTTCGCGATCCTGCTGATGGGCATCGGCGTCAACCAGCCGCAGCCGGTGATCAAGGAGGTGGCCGAGTGCATGGTGCCGGCCAGCGCCAAGGTCACCGAGTGCCCCGCGAACGCGGCGCCGACGCCCGCGCGGCAGGTCGGCCTCCAGGCCGGCGACCGGATCGTGGCCTTCGACGGCAAGAAGATCGACGAGTATCCGCAGCTGCAGCGGCTGATCCGCGAGGACGGCGGCAAGACCGTCCCGATGACCGTCCGGCGGGACGGCAGGGACGTGCGGCTGAACGTCCCCATCACCCGCAACCAGATGTACGACCTCAAGGACGAGGACAAGGTCGTCAACGTCGGGTTCCTCGGCATCACCCCGTCCAGCGGGATCGAGCGGCAGGGGCCCGGCGCGGTCGCGAGCACCATGGGCGACCTGACCGCGCGCACCGTCGGCGCGCTGGTGCGCATGCCGCAGAAGATGGTCGGCGTGTGGAACGCCGCCTTCGGCGGTCACGAGCGCGACCCGAACGGGCCGATCGGCGTCGTCGGCGTCAGCCGGATCGGCGGCGAGGTCGCCGCGTCCCACGACTTCACCGGCACGCAGAAGGTCTCCTTCTTCGTGATGCTGCTCGGCTCGCTGAACCTCGCCGTCGGGCTGTTCAACCTCATCCCGCTGCTGCCGCTCGACGGCGGGCACATCGCCGGCGCCCTCCTGGAAGCGATCAAGAAGGCGTTCGCGCGGATCCTGCGCAGGCCCGACCCGGGTTACGTGGACGTCGCCAAGGCGCTGCCGGTCACCTACGTGATGGCCGTCGTCCTGATCGTCATGGGCGGCCTGCTGATCTACGCCGACCTGTTCAATCCGATCCGCGTCACCGGGTGA
- a CDS encoding PLP-dependent cysteine synthase family protein, with protein sequence MSRIVDRCDPGYRAWIAEAIRLVDADANRSADTHLHVFPLPPEWGIDLYLKDESVHPTGSLKHRLARSLFLYGLANGWIRQDTTIIEASSGSTAVSEAYFARLLGLPFVAVMPATTSPEKIQLIEFHGGRCHLVADPSAIYEESRRLAAECGGHFMDQFTFAERATDWRGNNNIAESIFEQMRLERFPEPSWIVVGAGTGGTSATIGRYARYQRFQTRLAVVDPEGSAFHGSFADGDPARTAAGSRIEGIGRPRVEPSFLPTVIDRMIRVPDAASIAAMRWTSEVSGRGVGGSTGTNMWGAAELIAQMRARGERGSVVTLICDGAERYAGTYGSDAWLARQGLDIAPYRAALDGFLKTGTMPDVTR encoded by the coding sequence ATGAGCCGCATCGTGGACCGCTGCGATCCCGGATACCGGGCGTGGATCGCCGAGGCGATCCGGCTCGTGGACGCCGACGCCAACCGCAGCGCCGACACGCACCTGCACGTGTTCCCGCTGCCGCCGGAGTGGGGCATCGACCTCTACCTGAAGGACGAGTCCGTCCATCCCACGGGTTCGCTGAAGCACCGGCTCGCGCGGTCGCTGTTCCTGTACGGGCTGGCGAACGGCTGGATCCGCCAGGACACGACGATCATCGAGGCGTCCAGCGGGTCGACGGCGGTGTCGGAGGCGTACTTCGCGCGGCTGCTCGGCCTGCCGTTCGTCGCGGTCATGCCCGCCACCACCAGCCCGGAGAAGATCCAGCTCATCGAGTTCCACGGCGGCCGCTGCCATCTGGTGGCCGACCCGTCGGCGATCTACGAGGAGTCGCGGCGGCTCGCGGCGGAGTGCGGCGGCCACTTCATGGACCAGTTCACCTTCGCCGAGCGGGCGACGGACTGGCGCGGCAACAACAACATCGCCGAGTCGATCTTCGAGCAGATGCGGCTGGAGCGGTTCCCCGAGCCGTCCTGGATCGTGGTGGGCGCGGGCACCGGCGGGACGTCCGCGACGATCGGCCGGTACGCCCGCTACCAGCGGTTCCAGACGCGGCTCGCGGTCGTCGACCCCGAGGGGTCGGCGTTCCACGGCTCGTTCGCCGACGGCGATCCCGCCCGGACGGCGGCGGGCTCGCGGATCGAGGGCATCGGCCGTCCCCGCGTCGAGCCGTCGTTCCTGCCGACGGTGATCGACCGGATGATCCGGGTGCCGGACGCGGCGTCCATCGCGGCGATGCGCTGGACGAGCGAGGTCAGCGGCCGCGGCGTCGGCGGCTCGACCGGCACGAACATGTGGGGCGCGGCCGAGCTGATCGCGCAGATGCGGGCCCGCGGCGAGCGCGGCAGCGTCGTCACGCTCATCTGCGACGGCGCCGAGCGCTACGCGGGGACCTACGGGTCGGACGCGTGGCTGGCGCGGCAGGGCCTCGACATCGCCCCCTACCGGGCCGCGCTGGACGGTTTCCTGAAGACCGGCACGATGCCGGACGTCACCCGGTGA
- a CDS encoding ATP-dependent DNA ligase — protein sequence MLIADIARTSEAVAGTSGRKAKVSALAECLRAADAGEAATVVAYLSGELPQRQIGVGYAALRDLPPPAAEPSLTVPGVDAAFGEIGAVSGPGSVARRRELLAALFGRATAPEQGFLIRLLAGELRQGALDGVMAEAIAAAAGVPSAEVRRAFMLRGSLGPVATTALAEGVDGLRAFTLEVGRPVKPMLAAAAPSVDEAFAKLRGEAAVEWKLDGIRAQVHVSGGGVRVFTRTLDEITSRLPEVVEAVRGLPVREAVFDGELIALRPDGRPHPFQVTSARTATRTAKDTEPVPLAVFLFDVLYLVEAGDAPPQGARGEDLLDAPGAERYEALARVVPEELRMPRAVTGDPARAKEVFDEAVARGHEGVVVKSLDTPYTAGRRGAGWIKVKPRHTLDLVVLAVEWGHGRRQGLLSNLHLGARDPETGGFVMLGKTFKGLTDELLAWQTEKLRALAVREDSWTVHVRPELVVEIAFDGVQHSPRYPGGIALRFARVLRYRPDKSAAEADTIDTVRAVAPVMD from the coding sequence ATGCTGATAGCGGACATCGCACGGACCTCGGAGGCGGTCGCGGGCACCTCGGGCCGCAAGGCCAAGGTGTCCGCGCTCGCGGAGTGCCTGCGCGCGGCCGACGCGGGCGAGGCCGCGACCGTGGTCGCCTACCTGTCCGGCGAGCTGCCGCAACGCCAGATCGGGGTGGGGTACGCCGCGCTGCGCGACCTCCCGCCGCCCGCCGCGGAGCCGTCCCTGACCGTCCCCGGGGTGGACGCGGCGTTCGGCGAGATCGGCGCGGTGTCCGGGCCCGGTTCGGTCGCCCGGCGGCGCGAGCTGCTCGCGGCGCTGTTCGGCCGCGCCACCGCCCCCGAGCAGGGCTTCCTCATCAGGCTGCTGGCGGGCGAGCTGCGGCAGGGCGCGCTGGACGGGGTGATGGCCGAGGCGATCGCGGCGGCGGCGGGGGTGCCGTCCGCCGAGGTCCGGCGCGCGTTCATGCTGCGCGGCTCGCTCGGCCCGGTCGCGACGACCGCCCTCGCCGAGGGGGTGGACGGGCTGCGCGCGTTCACGCTGGAGGTGGGCCGGCCGGTCAAGCCGATGCTGGCCGCCGCCGCGCCGTCGGTCGACGAGGCCTTCGCCAAGCTCAGGGGCGAGGCGGCCGTCGAGTGGAAGCTCGACGGCATCCGCGCGCAGGTGCACGTGTCCGGCGGCGGGGTCCGGGTGTTCACCCGGACGCTGGACGAGATCACCTCCCGGCTGCCGGAGGTGGTGGAGGCGGTGCGGGGGCTGCCCGTCCGCGAGGCCGTGTTCGACGGCGAGCTGATCGCCCTGCGGCCGGACGGCCGCCCCCACCCGTTCCAGGTCACCTCCGCCCGCACCGCGACCCGCACGGCGAAGGACACCGAGCCGGTGCCGCTGGCCGTCTTCCTGTTCGACGTGCTGTACCTCGTGGAGGCCGGCGACGCCCCTCCGCAGGGCGCGCGCGGCGAGGACCTGCTCGACGCGCCCGGGGCCGAGCGGTACGAGGCGCTCGCGCGGGTCGTCCCGGAGGAGCTGCGGATGCCCCGTGCGGTCACCGGCGACCCCGCGCGGGCCAAGGAGGTCTTCGACGAGGCCGTCGCGCGCGGCCACGAGGGCGTCGTGGTCAAGTCCCTCGACACCCCGTACACGGCCGGGCGGCGCGGCGCGGGCTGGATCAAGGTCAAGCCCCGGCACACCCTCGACCTCGTCGTCCTCGCCGTCGAGTGGGGGCACGGCCGCCGGCAGGGCCTGCTGTCCAACCTGCACCTCGGCGCCCGCGACCCCGAGACCGGCGGCTTCGTCATGCTCGGCAAGACCTTCAAGGGGCTCACCGACGAGCTGCTCGCCTGGCAGACGGAGAAGCTGCGCGCGCTGGCCGTGCGCGAGGACTCCTGGACGGTGCACGTCCGGCCCGAACTGGTCGTCGAGATCGCGTTCGACGGCGTCCAGCACAGCCCCCGCTATCCCGGCGGCATCGCGCTGCGGTTCGCCCGCGTCCTGCGCTACCGGCCCGACAAGTCCGCCGCCGAAGCCGACACGATCGACACGGTCCGGGCCGTCGCCCCCGTCATGGACTGA
- a CDS encoding AurF N-oxygenase family protein codes for MPPDVLPSDGRPRNRTARIRCGDGDHTLELTHREVVAERLLRASRKHSFDPDVDVDWDVPQDPDVFYFPPRLTSVYETPLWDGLTHRQRVELTKREMCSIASFGIWSEMLLMQSLVMHAYRHRYDSDHVAYALTEIADECRHSRMFARMVRTCGLRTHRPRALEFHFAKLFGAVYDPVPMFAGTLIVEELTDAFQRLTFPDENVQPLIRQVTRIHVVEEARHIRYAREELKRLVAEMPAVRRRMAAYWMAQATRLMAAQLVHPSCYTAVGLDPRLARRVAARSPHRRATMAWSFRKCTAFLDEVGFLDGRARGVWAGAGLLEP; via the coding sequence ATGCCCCCCGATGTCCTGCCGAGCGACGGCCGCCCCCGGAACCGGACGGCGCGGATCCGGTGCGGCGACGGCGACCACACGCTGGAGCTGACCCATCGGGAGGTGGTCGCCGAACGGCTGCTGCGCGCCTCCCGCAAGCACTCCTTCGACCCGGACGTGGACGTCGACTGGGACGTCCCGCAGGACCCGGACGTGTTCTACTTCCCGCCCCGGCTCACGTCGGTCTACGAGACGCCGCTGTGGGACGGGCTGACGCACCGGCAGCGGGTGGAGCTGACCAAGCGGGAGATGTGCAGCATCGCCTCGTTCGGCATCTGGTCGGAGATGCTGCTGATGCAGTCGCTGGTGATGCACGCCTACCGGCACCGCTACGACAGCGACCATGTGGCCTACGCGCTGACGGAGATCGCCGACGAGTGCCGCCACTCGCGGATGTTCGCCCGGATGGTGCGCACGTGCGGGCTGCGCACGCACCGGCCGCGGGCGCTGGAGTTCCACTTCGCCAAGCTGTTCGGCGCCGTGTACGACCCGGTGCCGATGTTCGCCGGGACGCTGATCGTGGAGGAGCTCACCGACGCGTTCCAGCGGCTGACCTTCCCGGACGAGAACGTCCAGCCGCTGATCCGCCAGGTCACCAGGATCCACGTCGTCGAGGAGGCCCGGCACATCAGGTACGCGCGGGAGGAGCTGAAGCGGCTGGTCGCGGAGATGCCCGCGGTGCGGCGGCGGATGGCGGCGTACTGGATGGCGCAGGCCACGCGGCTGATGGCCGCGCAGCTCGTCCATCCGTCCTGCTACACGGCGGTGGGGCTGGACCCGCGGCTGGCGCGGCGCGTGGCGGCGCGCAGCCCGCACCGGCGCGCGACGATGGCGTGGTCGTTCCGTAAATGCACCGCGTTCCTGGACGAGGTCGGTTTCCTGGACGGCCGGGCGCGCGGCGTATGGGCCGGGGCGGGACTGCTGGAGCCCTGA
- a CDS encoding SDR family NAD(P)-dependent oxidoreductase, translating into MPLAHFDGALAVVTGAGSGIGRAVALALAGNGASVVAADIDLPAAERTAALAKTLGAGGTAYEVDVADEAAMEDFATRVKETHRVPDIVVNNAGIAVTGPFLDTGVEDWERILGVNLWGVVHGCRLFGRQMRDRVNALPNKPDKPNLGGHIVNIASAAAFAPWRAMPAYCTTKSAVLMLSECLRAELAGSRIGVTAVCPGFVSTSIVDNAIHLEGDAEARARLRERGQRAIKLRNYPPEKVAERVVHAIIKNKPVVPVNAEGHLLHALSRVSPASLRLLARIPARG; encoded by the coding sequence ATGCCCCTCGCGCACTTCGACGGAGCGCTCGCCGTCGTCACCGGAGCCGGCAGCGGCATCGGCCGGGCCGTCGCCCTCGCCCTGGCCGGGAACGGCGCCTCCGTCGTCGCGGCCGACATCGACCTTCCCGCCGCCGAGCGCACGGCCGCCCTCGCCAAGACGCTCGGCGCGGGCGGCACCGCCTACGAGGTGGACGTGGCGGACGAGGCCGCGATGGAGGACTTCGCCACGCGGGTGAAGGAGACCCACCGCGTCCCCGACATCGTCGTCAACAACGCGGGCATCGCCGTCACCGGCCCCTTCCTGGACACCGGCGTCGAGGACTGGGAGCGCATCCTCGGCGTGAACCTGTGGGGCGTCGTCCACGGCTGCCGGCTGTTCGGCCGCCAGATGCGCGACCGCGTGAACGCGCTGCCCAACAAGCCCGACAAGCCGAACCTCGGCGGCCACATCGTCAACATCGCGTCCGCGGCCGCGTTCGCGCCGTGGCGCGCCATGCCCGCCTACTGCACGACGAAGTCCGCCGTCCTCATGCTCAGCGAGTGCCTGCGAGCCGAGCTGGCCGGCTCGCGCATCGGCGTCACGGCCGTCTGCCCCGGGTTCGTCAGCACCAGCATCGTCGACAACGCGATCCATCTGGAGGGCGACGCCGAGGCCCGGGCACGACTGCGCGAGCGCGGGCAGCGCGCCATCAAGCTGCGCAACTACCCGCCGGAGAAGGTCGCCGAGCGGGTCGTCCACGCCATCATCAAGAACAAGCCCGTCGTGCCCGTCAACGCCGAGGGGCACCTTCTGCACGCCCTCTCCAGGGTGTCCCCCGCCTCCCTGCGCCTGCTGGCCAGGATTCCCGCCCGGGGCTAG
- a CDS encoding ferritin-like domain-containing protein, with protein sequence MSTHDLYTDSVPSETWTVPMTGDARFTWEYDDGRDRLLALYQKGKDKQWDSVKRIDWDLEVDPHDVLGVPDQSLAIYGTKYWDMLSEKERGELRRHSTSWQFSQFVHGEQGAMVTAARIVESVPDLDAKFYSATQTMDEARHVELFTRFLHEKVGMVYPINTKLQDLLNETLGDSRWDMPYLGMQVLIEGLALAAFGVIRDVTTKPLPKQILAYVMQDEARHVAFGRLALRDYYRQLSPAELREREDFVIEGCYLMRDRIRGREIWTNFGIDPKEVDEMVENSPYMRMFQSLLFSRIVPCVKDIGLWSDRIRRAYDDMGVLDMSKADLDALMHQDEEIAETVDAERFAAEETARKAEVDAVIADAAAAG encoded by the coding sequence ATGTCGACCCACGACCTGTACACCGACTCCGTCCCGTCCGAGACCTGGACCGTGCCGATGACCGGCGACGCCAGGTTCACCTGGGAGTACGACGACGGCCGCGACCGCCTCCTCGCCCTCTACCAGAAGGGCAAGGACAAGCAGTGGGACTCGGTCAAGCGCATCGACTGGGACCTGGAGGTCGATCCGCACGACGTCCTCGGCGTCCCCGACCAGTCCCTCGCCATCTACGGGACGAAGTACTGGGACATGCTCTCGGAGAAGGAGCGCGGCGAGCTGCGGCGGCACTCCACGTCCTGGCAGTTCTCCCAGTTCGTGCACGGCGAGCAGGGGGCGATGGTCACCGCCGCCCGCATCGTGGAGTCGGTGCCCGACCTGGACGCCAAGTTCTACTCCGCCACCCAGACGATGGACGAGGCCCGCCACGTCGAGCTGTTCACGCGGTTCCTGCACGAGAAGGTCGGGATGGTCTACCCGATCAACACCAAGCTGCAGGACCTGCTGAACGAGACCCTCGGCGACTCGCGCTGGGACATGCCCTACCTCGGCATGCAGGTGCTCATCGAGGGCCTCGCGCTCGCCGCGTTCGGCGTCATCCGCGACGTCACCACCAAGCCGCTGCCCAAGCAGATCCTCGCCTACGTCATGCAGGACGAGGCGCGCCACGTCGCGTTCGGCCGGCTGGCGCTGCGCGACTACTACAGGCAGCTCTCGCCGGCCGAGCTCCGCGAGCGCGAGGACTTCGTCATCGAGGGCTGCTACCTGATGCGCGACCGCATCCGCGGCCGGGAGATCTGGACCAACTTCGGGATCGACCCGAAGGAGGTCGACGAGATGGTCGAGAACTCGCCGTACATGCGGATGTTCCAGAGCCTGCTGTTCAGCCGCATCGTGCCGTGCGTGAAGGACATCGGGCTGTGGAGCGACCGCATCCGGCGCGCCTATGACGACATGGGCGTCCTGGACATGTCCAAGGCCGACCTCGACGCCCTCATGCACCAGGACGAGGAGATCGCCGAGACGGTCGACGCCGAGCGGTTCGCCGCCGAGGAGACCGCCCGCAAAGCGGAGGTGGACGCCGTCATCGCCGACGCGGCGGCGGCGGGCTGA
- a CDS encoding TetR/AcrR family transcriptional regulator, which produces MASRVTSDTPRPGLTRARIVRAAVELIEREGADALSMRRVAAELDVAVMSLYNHVPNKGALLEGVAEHVVAGLELPDDPSEPWQERARALVRAFRKVAHDNPRCMSIVLTHKVDTPVGLRPAERALALADAAGFDGETAVRIMRALIAYALGAQMREIGMAKMLGHLAETGAQAWSRLDPEEFPHVIAYGPALADVDAETDFEFGLDLLIGALDALPRSGTG; this is translated from the coding sequence ATGGCGAGTCGTGTGACCTCCGACACCCCGCGGCCGGGTCTGACCCGCGCGCGCATCGTGCGGGCGGCGGTCGAGCTGATCGAGCGGGAGGGCGCGGACGCGCTGTCGATGCGCCGGGTCGCCGCCGAGCTGGACGTCGCCGTGATGTCGCTCTACAACCACGTCCCGAACAAGGGCGCTCTGCTGGAGGGCGTGGCCGAGCACGTCGTCGCGGGCCTGGAACTGCCCGACGACCCGTCCGAGCCGTGGCAGGAACGCGCGCGTGCGCTCGTGCGGGCGTTCCGGAAGGTCGCGCACGACAACCCGCGCTGCATGTCGATCGTTCTCACCCACAAGGTCGACACGCCGGTGGGGCTGCGTCCGGCCGAGCGCGCCCTGGCCCTCGCCGACGCGGCCGGGTTCGACGGCGAGACGGCCGTGCGCATCATGCGGGCGCTCATCGCCTACGCGCTCGGCGCGCAGATGCGCGAGATCGGCATGGCGAAGATGCTGGGGCACCTCGCCGAGACGGGCGCCCAGGCGTGGTCGCGGCTCGACCCGGAGGAGTTCCCGCACGTCATCGCCTACGGTCCGGCGCTGGCCGACGTCGATGCCGAGACCGACTTCGAGTTCGGCCTCGACCTGCTCATCGGGGCGCTGGACGCGCTTCCCCGGTCAGGTACGGGCTGA
- a CDS encoding TetR/AcrR family transcriptional regulator yields MSAATPPPRRRRMSRAERERQMLDVAERVFGERGYQAASMDEIAERCGISKPMLYEYFGSKDGLLVACVSRSKAELFEVTQKAMAGATTPEDILWRGMVAYFRFIDEHSRSFAMLLREPLAATPEAAQAVDDTRRQQSALIAGVLGTFAPSAPAGAIEAFTQIIMGASERLALWQTGRPDVSAEDAARYMTDFCWNGLSPYLTGEARPAPR; encoded by the coding sequence GTGAGTGCCGCCACACCCCCGCCCCGCCGCCGCCGGATGTCGCGCGCCGAGCGCGAGCGCCAGATGCTGGACGTGGCGGAGCGGGTGTTCGGCGAGCGCGGCTACCAGGCCGCCTCCATGGACGAGATCGCCGAGCGCTGCGGGATCTCCAAGCCGATGCTCTACGAGTACTTCGGCTCCAAGGACGGCCTGCTCGTGGCGTGCGTGAGCCGCTCCAAGGCCGAGCTGTTCGAGGTCACCCAGAAGGCGATGGCGGGCGCCACCACCCCTGAGGACATCCTGTGGCGCGGGATGGTCGCCTACTTCCGCTTCATCGACGAGCACAGCAGGTCGTTCGCGATGCTGCTGCGCGAGCCGCTGGCCGCCACCCCGGAGGCCGCCCAGGCCGTGGACGACACCCGGCGGCAGCAGAGCGCGCTCATCGCCGGCGTGCTCGGCACGTTCGCACCGTCCGCGCCGGCCGGCGCGATCGAGGCGTTCACGCAGATCATCATGGGCGCGAGCGAGCGCCTGGCGCTGTGGCAGACGGGCCGGCCCGACGTGTCGGCGGAGGACGCGGCCCGCTACATGACCGACTTCTGCTGGAACGGCCTCAGCCCGTACCTGACCGGGGAAGCGCGTCCAGCGCCCCGATGA